One region of Rhodothermales bacterium genomic DNA includes:
- the gltX gene encoding glutamate--tRNA ligase → MTDVRVRFAPSPTGLLHIGGLRTALYNYLFARRHGGAFVLRIEDTDRERFVEDAEQDILDALSWAGMGYDEGPRIGGPFGPYYQSERKSIYKAYVDRLLAEGNAYYAFDTPDELQAMRDRLTTGDNPNPRYDTETRLAMRNSYTIPAAEVKARVDAGEAYVVRLNVPVGKAIQFNDIVRGTVVFQSAEVDDQVLMKSDGMPTYHMANVVDDHLMHISHIVRGEEWLSSTPKHILLYRALGWEPPQTAHLPLILSPNGGKLSKRNADKMGIPVNVRQYRELGYEPEALVNYLAFLGWNPGVEQEVFSLDELVEVFSLERIGKGGTQYSPDKMNWFNQQHLRRLDDAVLAERIRPDLQAAGLEADEAYLRRVAGLMKDRITFLRELTTTWRFFFEEPAGYDPDGVAKRWKSDSPALLDAFAARLEALPDFTAAGCEEQLRLLGEERGAGAGRIIHPVRLAVSGITHGPSLFELLETLGRDTCVRRLRLAIERLPASDAE, encoded by the coding sequence ATGACTGACGTACGGGTGCGCTTCGCCCCGAGCCCGACCGGACTGCTTCACATCGGTGGTCTCCGGACGGCGCTCTACAACTACCTTTTCGCCCGCCGGCATGGCGGCGCCTTCGTGCTGCGGATCGAGGATACAGACCGCGAGCGCTTCGTCGAAGATGCCGAACAGGATATCCTCGACGCGCTGTCCTGGGCCGGCATGGGGTATGACGAAGGGCCGCGGATCGGAGGGCCCTTTGGCCCCTACTACCAGTCCGAAAGGAAGTCGATCTATAAAGCCTACGTCGATCGCCTACTCGCGGAGGGGAATGCCTATTACGCCTTCGATACGCCGGATGAACTGCAGGCGATGCGAGACCGGCTCACGACCGGGGATAACCCCAATCCGCGGTACGATACGGAGACGCGCCTCGCGATGCGTAACTCCTACACGATACCGGCGGCCGAGGTGAAGGCGAGGGTGGATGCCGGCGAGGCCTACGTCGTCCGTCTGAACGTGCCCGTGGGTAAGGCGATCCAGTTTAACGACATCGTCCGGGGCACGGTCGTTTTCCAGAGCGCGGAAGTGGACGATCAGGTGCTGATGAAGTCGGACGGCATGCCGACCTATCACATGGCGAATGTGGTGGACGATCACCTGATGCACATCTCGCACATCGTGCGCGGCGAGGAATGGCTGTCGTCTACCCCGAAACACATCCTACTGTATCGCGCGCTCGGCTGGGAGCCGCCGCAGACGGCGCATCTTCCCCTCATCCTGAGCCCGAACGGGGGTAAACTGTCCAAGAGAAATGCGGACAAGATGGGCATACCGGTCAACGTCCGCCAGTACCGCGAGCTTGGCTATGAACCGGAGGCGCTAGTCAACTATCTGGCCTTTCTGGGGTGGAATCCGGGTGTCGAGCAGGAGGTTTTCTCGCTCGATGAACTCGTCGAAGTGTTTTCCCTGGAGCGGATCGGCAAGGGGGGGACGCAGTACAGTCCGGACAAGATGAACTGGTTCAACCAGCAACACCTGCGCCGGCTGGACGACGCGGTGCTGGCCGAACGGATCCGGCCGGACCTCCAGGCCGCGGGGCTCGAGGCCGACGAGGCCTATCTGCGGCGGGTGGCCGGATTGATGAAGGACCGCATCACGTTTCTGCGTGAGCTGACCACGACCTGGCGTTTCTTCTTCGAAGAGCCGGCCGGTTACGACCCGGACGGGGTCGCCAAACGCTGGAAGTCGGACTCGCCGGCCCTGCTGGACGCCTTTGCGGCCCGCCTCGAGGCGCTACCCGACTTCACGGCCGCCGGTTGCGAAGAGCAGCTCCGCCTGCTCGGCGAAGAACGCGGCGCCGGCGCTGGCCGGATCATCCACCCTGTACGACTCGCCGTGAGCGGCATCACCCACGGGCCGAGCCTGTTCGAGTTGCTCGAAACCCTCGGACGCGACACCTGCGTGCGCCGCCTTCGCCTGGCCATCGAGCGGCTGCCGGCGTCAGACGCGGAATAG
- a CDS encoding zf-HC2 domain-containing protein → MSTESNKRLIHSEDVDLDSALEALNLFIDGELGLEDQSALFAHLAGCRACRVELEQFMHFRRMIRTEPLAVPPAFDDGFFKKLDALRVTTSRVDRAGDRRSLWQHKTPLSYRAVVIAASLVFLSGLLFPANAPENAAAGQVFGMDETIEFTDLSPTQAGTATLYVFYPGLTIEAAQHDD, encoded by the coding sequence ATGTCAACGGAATCGAATAAACGGCTGATCCATTCGGAGGATGTGGATCTGGATAGCGCCCTCGAGGCGCTGAATCTCTTTATCGACGGTGAACTCGGGCTGGAGGATCAGTCCGCCCTGTTCGCCCACCTGGCCGGCTGCAGGGCATGCCGGGTAGAACTCGAGCAATTCATGCACTTTCGCCGCATGATCCGCACTGAACCCCTCGCCGTGCCGCCGGCGTTTGACGATGGGTTTTTTAAGAAGCTCGATGCGTTGCGCGTCACCACGAGTCGAGTTGACCGTGCCGGCGATCGCCGCTCATTGTGGCAACACAAGACGCCGCTTTCCTATCGCGCCGTCGTCATCGCCGCCTCCTTGGTCTTTTTGAGCGGCCTGCTTTTTCCCGCCAACGCACCGGAAAATGCCGCCGCCGGGCAGGTCTTCGGGATGGATGAGACCATCGAGTTCACCGATCTTTCCCCTACGCAAGCGGGAACAGCCACGCTGTATGTCTTTTACCCGGGTCTGACGATTGAGGCGGCGCAGCACGATGACTGA
- a CDS encoding RNA polymerase sigma factor has product MPSNEIPQPDKALIEAFTSGDEFAFVSLYNRYKGAVYAFCLKMLLNRELARDTMQDTFLRVYEHRDRLIKTDAFRSWLFTIARNQCLNQLRRQGWQVALEPEHEDIPTMRREGATPIHQMEKNEQVAMVNRYLAALKPEYREVIVLREYQNLSYEEIAAITRSSLSAVKSRLFKARRTLARYLEEALGSDAPKIGVR; this is encoded by the coding sequence ATGCCATCGAACGAAATACCGCAGCCGGATAAAGCCCTCATCGAAGCGTTTACAAGCGGCGACGAGTTTGCCTTCGTGTCGCTGTACAATCGCTACAAGGGTGCTGTGTACGCATTCTGCTTAAAAATGCTCCTCAATCGCGAGTTAGCGCGCGATACGATGCAGGATACGTTTCTGCGTGTCTATGAACACCGGGATCGGCTGATCAAGACGGACGCCTTTCGATCGTGGTTGTTCACCATCGCTCGGAATCAGTGCTTGAATCAGCTGCGACGACAGGGGTGGCAGGTCGCGCTTGAGCCGGAGCACGAGGATATTCCCACGATGCGCCGGGAGGGAGCTACGCCCATCCATCAGATGGAGAAGAATGAACAGGTGGCGATGGTAAATCGATACCTCGCCGCCCTGAAGCCGGAGTATCGAGAAGTCATCGTGCTCAGGGAATATCAGAACCTTTCGTATGAAGAAATCGCTGCGATTACGCGAAGCTCGCTGAGTGCTGTGAAATCGCGGTTGTTTAAGGCTCGTCGGACACTGGCCAGATACCTCGAAGAAGCACTCGGGAGTGATGCCCCGAAGATCGGAGTGCGGTGA
- a CDS encoding peptidylprolyl isomerase has translation MRSLFLIALTVAGIAVAGCSGAGRSTSTPNIPPDAVAHIAGQSLSLDEFETRYARSVGGRQQAIEDSLAEYRDFLNRYTDFRMKVLYAEELGFDQDTTLLSEIDAYRKQLARPYLLEREIMEPILRQLYERRQQIVDASHILVRVAEDASPADTLAAFTKLMAMRDSVMSGVDFGDLAFRNSEDPSARGDGPGGRGRLGYFSGGQMVEAFENVGYSTPVGDVSPVFRSQFGYHILQVHDRRGRVPDRWASHIAVRELASTTQQATPRERIEALRARLLAGEEFRVVATEKSEDTQSGSRGGQLGRVAFTTPQLPPAFKDALFALEKEGDFSDIIETSYGLHIVRLDQIEVPQTFEESYEELKMTASRLPRVRAAEDRMALEIREKQGIFVDTTAILATLNGRPFRARDILETPAAEMQRIVIGVGTQRFTFGDVVNFAETANQAYIADTLGRVYQTIDMFLNNAALDYEAAQLESTNEDFKGIMGEFRDGLLLFKLMEDSIWTAAARDTASLVAYHDARVDSFSFPDRTRIVSVRAKSDSSLRAITAHLGHGVSVKDLVATASRDTVNVVEIDTTYLAGPNNSIYDRALGLSAGQATEPILNAGSFIALINDGTEPARLKTFTEARSEVLSAYQELQEAKLLARLRKKYATQLFPEQLVGLYAEEKQRAATAKITDLTAPENVND, from the coding sequence TTGCGTTCACTCTTTCTGATCGCTCTTACGGTCGCCGGCATCGCAGTGGCCGGCTGCAGCGGCGCCGGCCGCTCCACGTCCACCCCGAACATCCCGCCGGACGCCGTCGCCCACATCGCCGGACAGTCCCTCTCCCTGGATGAGTTCGAAACGCGGTATGCGCGCTCGGTGGGCGGTCGCCAGCAAGCGATCGAGGACAGCCTGGCTGAATATCGGGACTTCCTGAATCGGTACACGGATTTCCGGATGAAGGTGCTGTATGCCGAGGAACTCGGGTTCGACCAGGATACGACGCTACTGAGCGAGATCGATGCCTATCGCAAGCAACTGGCTCGGCCTTACTTGCTCGAACGAGAGATCATGGAGCCCATCCTGCGGCAGCTATATGAGCGGCGGCAGCAAATCGTGGATGCGAGCCACATCCTCGTCCGCGTCGCGGAGGATGCGTCGCCGGCCGATACGCTGGCCGCCTTCACGAAGCTGATGGCCATGCGGGACTCCGTCATGAGTGGCGTCGACTTCGGTGATCTGGCGTTCCGAAATTCCGAAGACCCTTCCGCACGCGGCGACGGCCCCGGTGGCCGTGGCCGGCTGGGCTACTTCTCGGGGGGGCAGATGGTAGAAGCGTTTGAAAATGTGGGCTATTCCACACCGGTCGGCGACGTATCGCCCGTATTCCGTTCCCAGTTCGGGTACCACATTCTCCAGGTGCACGACCGGCGCGGACGCGTGCCGGATCGGTGGGCGTCGCATATCGCCGTACGGGAACTCGCCTCGACCACTCAACAGGCCACACCGCGTGAGCGTATCGAGGCCCTCCGGGCCCGGCTGCTCGCGGGCGAAGAATTCCGAGTCGTAGCCACCGAGAAGTCCGAAGACACCCAGTCCGGCTCCCGCGGTGGCCAGTTGGGACGCGTGGCTTTCACGACGCCTCAGCTGCCGCCGGCGTTTAAAGACGCCCTGTTTGCACTTGAAAAGGAGGGCGACTTCTCCGACATCATCGAGACGTCGTATGGGCTCCATATCGTCCGGCTGGACCAGATCGAAGTGCCGCAGACCTTCGAGGAGAGCTACGAAGAGCTCAAGATGACGGCCTCGCGTCTCCCCCGGGTCCGTGCCGCTGAAGATCGGATGGCGCTTGAGATCCGCGAAAAGCAGGGCATCTTTGTCGATACGACGGCAATTCTTGCCACACTCAACGGCCGGCCCTTCCGCGCCCGGGATATCCTCGAAACGCCTGCGGCCGAAATGCAGCGCATTGTCATCGGAGTGGGCACGCAGCGGTTTACGTTTGGCGATGTCGTCAATTTTGCCGAAACGGCCAATCAAGCCTACATAGCCGATACGCTAGGGCGTGTGTATCAGACGATCGACATGTTCCTGAACAACGCCGCCCTCGACTATGAGGCCGCGCAATTGGAATCCACGAATGAGGACTTCAAGGGGATCATGGGTGAGTTTCGGGATGGGCTGTTGCTCTTCAAGTTGATGGAGGATTCCATCTGGACGGCCGCCGCCCGGGACACCGCCTCGCTCGTGGCTTACCATGACGCCCGCGTCGACAGCTTCTCATTCCCGGACCGTACCCGGATCGTGAGTGTCCGCGCAAAATCCGACTCGTCGCTCCGGGCGATTACGGCGCATCTGGGCCATGGCGTCTCTGTGAAGGACCTCGTGGCGACGGCGTCCCGCGATACGGTGAACGTGGTGGAAATCGACACCACGTATCTGGCCGGCCCGAACAATTCCATTTACGACCGCGCCCTCGGCTTGTCCGCCGGACAGGCCACCGAGCCGATTCTCAACGCCGGCTCGTTTATCGCCCTCATCAACGACGGCACCGAGCCGGCCCGTCTGAAAACGTTCACGGAAGCCCGCTCCGAGGTGTTAAGTGCCTACCAGGAGCTCCAGGAAGCGAAACTCCTGGCACGGCTTCGCAAGAAATACGCGACGCAACTGTTCCCGGAGCAGCTCGTGGGCCTCTACGCGGAAGAAAAACAGCGGGCGGCCACGGCTAAGATCACCGACCTAACCGCTCCCGAAAACGTAAATGACTGA
- a CDS encoding peptidyl-prolyl cis-trans isomerase, translating to MTDVHGDPDRAKSFARFTGLPALVLACVLGLSAGCADPEVVPDYAVRVGENYLTAEEMDASLTSLAVGLDSVEARKQIIEQWVTRELIAQEALRLGLQDDEEVLRLVAENERSVLVSALLSRYYRVEDNEPSEGDIESYYTQHVDLFALKEDYLRVRYLTAATAVDANRARDRLRDATAIGQADSSWSDIARTWAQEYDGSMRLSENFFPQSRLFPSATLREWVQRLEVDQIAPVVEENGRFHVLQLADRRLAGTTPQLPWIKDELRERLIIEARKQMVARQVQRLRNEALARQDLEIH from the coding sequence ATGACTGACGTCCATGGCGATCCGGACCGGGCGAAATCGTTCGCCCGGTTCACCGGATTGCCGGCCCTGGTACTGGCCTGTGTACTCGGACTCAGCGCCGGCTGCGCCGACCCGGAAGTCGTGCCGGATTATGCCGTCCGGGTCGGCGAAAACTATCTGACGGCTGAGGAGATGGACGCAAGCCTCACCTCCCTGGCCGTGGGTCTGGATTCGGTCGAGGCCCGAAAGCAGATTATTGAGCAATGGGTCACACGAGAACTCATCGCACAGGAAGCCCTACGGCTCGGCTTGCAGGATGATGAGGAGGTGCTCCGCCTCGTCGCCGAAAATGAACGGTCCGTCCTCGTGAGCGCGTTACTCTCCCGGTATTATCGGGTGGAAGATAACGAGCCCTCGGAGGGCGACATCGAATCCTATTACACCCAGCATGTCGACCTCTTCGCGCTCAAGGAAGACTACCTGCGCGTCCGGTACCTCACCGCCGCCACCGCCGTCGATGCAAACCGCGCCCGCGATCGCCTACGCGACGCGACGGCGATCGGGCAGGCGGACTCGAGTTGGAGCGACATCGCCCGCACCTGGGCGCAGGAATACGACGGCTCGATGCGGCTCAGCGAGAACTTCTTCCCCCAGAGCAGGCTCTTCCCCAGCGCCACCCTCCGCGAGTGGGTTCAACGCCTGGAAGTCGACCAGATTGCCCCTGTTGTGGAGGAGAACGGACGGTTCCATGTGCTCCAACTCGCCGACCGCCGGCTGGCCGGAACCACCCCGCAACTACCCTGGATCAAGGACGAGTTGCGCGAACGTCTGATCATCGAGGCCAGGAAACAGATGGTAGCGCGTCAGGTTCAACGGCTCAGAAACGAAGCGCTGGCCCGCCAGGACCTTGAAATCCACTAA
- a CDS encoding peptidylprolyl isomerase — protein sequence MTSKPTGFLLFALFAASLFSPPGRDAFAQESEVVDEIVAVVGDRILLRSEVDGVVLGILQQQQMPYTEDLWMLALNQMIDQKVMTIHAERDTNIVISDEQVEQALNQRIDQLTAQAGGTAQFEEFYGKSLLDIRGDLRDELSDQLLADHIRNQKVGTIKITPTEVREWFAQFPQDSLPVIPEIVRVSHIVRYPVASPEAKSYARDLISVIRDSIVIAGASLEEYARLYSEDQGSIENGGRYANSRLGELVPEFAAVASRAPIGEVSPVFESPFGYHILRVNTRRGDLVDFNHILIQVDDGKADPADAIATLNMVRDSILTHQAPFELMARRYSEEEASMRLGGRVVDPRTGERDLVLQALNFTWRQTINAVEIGAISEPAEVELLDGKRAFHIVLLHRRVPEHPVDIITDYERIEDLALQDKQNRIMSEWLDKLRTDVYVDLRGKAKALSLAENTL from the coding sequence ATGACCTCAAAGCCCACTGGCTTTCTCCTATTTGCATTATTCGCCGCTTCGCTGTTCTCCCCCCCCGGCCGCGACGCCTTCGCCCAGGAAAGCGAGGTCGTCGATGAAATCGTAGCCGTCGTCGGGGACCGCATCCTCCTACGATCTGAAGTGGACGGCGTGGTCCTGGGCATCTTGCAACAACAGCAGATGCCCTACACGGAGGACCTGTGGATGCTGGCGCTCAACCAGATGATCGACCAGAAGGTGATGACGATCCACGCGGAGCGGGACACGAACATCGTCATCTCGGATGAACAGGTCGAACAAGCCCTGAATCAACGGATCGACCAGCTTACCGCTCAGGCCGGCGGAACGGCCCAGTTCGAAGAGTTTTACGGAAAGAGCCTGCTCGATATCCGGGGAGATCTACGGGACGAACTCAGCGACCAGTTGCTGGCCGACCATATCCGCAACCAGAAGGTCGGCACGATCAAGATTACCCCGACGGAAGTGCGCGAGTGGTTTGCGCAGTTTCCCCAGGATTCGCTCCCCGTGATCCCGGAGATCGTCCGGGTTTCCCACATCGTGCGCTACCCCGTGGCTTCTCCCGAAGCGAAGTCGTACGCGCGAGACCTAATATCCGTCATCCGGGACTCCATTGTCATCGCCGGCGCCTCGCTCGAGGAATACGCGCGGCTGTATTCGGAGGATCAGGGGTCGATCGAAAATGGCGGTAGGTATGCCAATAGCCGGCTAGGCGAACTCGTGCCCGAATTTGCAGCCGTTGCCTCCCGCGCTCCAATCGGTGAGGTATCCCCTGTATTCGAATCCCCCTTTGGCTACCACATCTTACGTGTGAACACACGGAGGGGCGATCTGGTGGATTTCAACCATATTCTGATCCAGGTTGATGACGGCAAGGCCGATCCTGCCGACGCCATCGCTACGCTGAACATGGTTCGAGACTCGATCCTGACCCACCAGGCGCCGTTTGAGTTGATGGCGCGGCGGTATTCCGAAGAGGAAGCTTCGATGCGCCTGGGCGGCCGCGTGGTAGATCCTCGCACCGGCGAGCGCGACCTCGTCCTGCAGGCGCTCAATTTTACCTGGCGGCAAACCATTAATGCCGTCGAGATCGGTGCGATCAGCGAGCCGGCGGAGGTTGAACTACTCGACGGCAAACGCGCCTTTCATATCGTCCTATTGCACCGCCGCGTGCCCGAGCACCCGGTTGATATCATCACGGATTACGAACGCATCGAAGACCTCGCGCTGCAAGACAAGCAGAACAGGATCATGTCTGAATGGCTGGATAAGCTGCGTACTGACGTGTATGTAGACCTGCGTGGCAAGGCAAAAGCCCTCTCTCTGGCCGAAAACACCCTATGA
- a CDS encoding MoxR family ATPase, whose amino-acid sequence MIDELQASFATLTREIGKVIIGQDDIIRQVFVCLLSNGHVLLIGVPGLAKTLLIRTLSQVLDLRFNRIQFTPDLMPSDITGTEIIEEDMTTGRRAFRFVKGPVFANVVLADEINRTPPKTQAALLEAMQEHRVTAAGQTYELDEPFFVLATQNPIEQEGTYPLPEAQLDRFMLNLWLDYPTFEQEVSVVRNTTNAVPVTLSRVLSRESLAAYQHLVRQIPVTDNVIEYAVRLVTNTRPAAASAPDFVRNFLSYGAGPRASQYLILGAKALAALEGRSTPIIDDVRKMAVPVLRHRIVTNFNAEAEGVSAVDLIQKLLALHGA is encoded by the coding sequence ATGATCGATGAACTGCAGGCGAGTTTCGCCACACTCACCCGTGAGATTGGCAAAGTGATCATCGGCCAGGACGACATCATCCGACAGGTGTTTGTGTGTCTGCTCTCCAACGGACACGTCCTGCTCATCGGGGTGCCCGGTCTGGCCAAGACGTTGTTGATTCGGACGTTGTCGCAGGTGCTGGACCTCCGGTTCAATCGGATTCAGTTTACCCCGGATCTCATGCCCAGCGACATCACCGGCACCGAGATCATCGAGGAAGATATGACGACGGGCCGGCGCGCCTTTCGTTTTGTCAAAGGCCCTGTATTCGCCAACGTGGTGCTGGCCGACGAGATCAACCGTACGCCACCGAAGACGCAGGCGGCCCTCCTCGAAGCCATGCAGGAACATCGGGTGACGGCGGCCGGCCAGACGTATGAGCTCGACGAACCGTTTTTTGTCCTCGCCACGCAAAACCCAATCGAGCAGGAGGGCACTTATCCCCTCCCGGAGGCGCAGCTGGACCGTTTTATGCTCAACTTGTGGCTCGATTATCCAACGTTTGAGCAGGAAGTTAGCGTGGTGCGTAACACGACCAACGCCGTGCCCGTGACGTTGTCACGCGTGCTCTCCCGGGAGTCGTTGGCCGCGTACCAGCACCTGGTGCGTCAGATACCAGTGACCGATAACGTCATCGAGTATGCGGTTCGTCTGGTGACCAACACCCGCCCGGCCGCCGCCTCAGCGCCCGACTTCGTCCGGAACTTCCTCAGCTACGGCGCCGGCCCGCGCGCCTCGCAATACCTCATTCTGGGAGCCAAGGCGCTCGCAGCCCTCGAAGGCCGCTCGACACCTATCATCGATGATGTGCGCAAGATGGCGGTCCCAGTGCTCCGGCACCGCATTGTGACAAACTTCAACGCCGAGGCCGAAGGGGTCTCCGCGGTGGATCTGATTCAAAAACTCCTCGCGTTGCATGGGGCGTAG